A region from the Eleginops maclovinus isolate JMC-PN-2008 ecotype Puerto Natales chromosome 17, JC_Emac_rtc_rv5, whole genome shotgun sequence genome encodes:
- the lum gene encoding LOW QUALITY PROTEIN: lumican (The sequence of the model RefSeq protein was modified relative to this genomic sequence to represent the inferred CDS: inserted 1 base in 1 codon), producing MLPLRLPLLFILVSVALCQFDDYDYQPVSMLGPSGPNCHQECDCPFNFPTAMYCDSRKLKFFPVVPTGIKYLYLQNNLIEEIKRGVFDNVTDTLRWLVLDNNQITNAKIEXGTIDKLSALEKLFFSNNNLTEPVIPPSKSLDELKIMHNQLSKFPSGLLTDKENLTSVNLQYNQLTSDAIGGAFKGPKKMLSLDVSHNKLKKLPAGVPGSLEILYADYNEIDSVGAGYLGKVPLLQSLRISHNKLVDSGIPAGVFNVTSLVELDLSFNQLKSIPEINENLEQLYLQANEIEKFDLTSFCKYVSSTSFSHLKHLRLDANIVTQSSMPPESSNCLRIASDVIFE from the exons ATGTTACCTCTTCGTCTACCCCTGTTGTTCATATTGGTCAGTGTGGCCCTGTGCCAGTTTGATGATTACGACTACCAGCCTGTTTCCATGCTTGGGCCCTCAGGGCCTAACTGTCATCAAGAATGCGACTGCCCATTCAACTTCCCCACCGCAATGTATTGTGACAGCCGCAAGCTCAAGTTTTTTCCAGTTGTCCCAACAGGAATCAAGTACCTGTACCTTCAGAACAACCTCATAGAAGAGATCAAGCGAGGAGTGTTCGATAATGTTACCGATACCCTTCGCTGGCTGGTACTTGACAACAATCAGATTACAAATGCTAAAATAG AAGGCACAATCGACAAACTCAGTGCTCTGGAGAAGTTATTCTTCAGCAACAACAACCTGACAGAGCCAGTCATCCCTCCCTCAAAATCCCTTGACGAGCTGAAGATTATGCACAACCAGTTGTCCAAATTCCCTTCTGGACTGTTGACTGACAAGGAGAACTTGACCTCCGTCAATCTTCAGTACAATCAGCTAACCTCTGATGCCATCGGGGGGGCATTTAAAGGGCcaaagaaaatgctgtccctGGATGTGAGCCATAACAAGCTGAAGAAACTGCCGGCTGGAGTCCCCGGTTCACTGGAAATCCTCTACGCAGACTACAACGAAATTGACAGTGTTGGAGCGGGGTACCTGGGCAAAGTTCCCTTGCTGCAGTCCCTGAGGATCTCGCACAACAAACTGGTGGACTCAGGAATCCCTGCAGGAGTGTTCAACGTGACTTCACTGGTGGAGCTGGATCTGTCGTTCAACCAATTGAAGTCCATCCCTGAGATCAACGAGAATCTGGAGCAACTCTACCTCCAGGCCAACGAGATTGAGA agttTGACCTGACAAGTTTTTGCAAGTATGTTTCGAGCACAAGCTTTTCCCACCTGAAGCATCTGCGTCTGGACGCTAACATTGTCACTCAAAGCAGCATGCCCCCTGAGTCCTCCAACTGCCTGCGCATAGCTTCCGATGTCATATTTGAATAA
- the kera gene encoding LOW QUALITY PROTEIN: keratocan (The sequence of the model RefSeq protein was modified relative to this genomic sequence to represent the inferred CDS: inserted 1 base in 1 codon), whose translation MALVLSFLCALCLVGQGFGQDMPHEEYMAQIQACPKECSCPPNFPRAVYCDNKGLKSIPKIPPHTWYLYLQNNLIEVLSADALRNATQLRWLNLNRNKITTEGVEEGVLSTKPHLAHLYMDDNLLSSVPSPLPASLEYLRLSRNRISKIPPGVFIGLDKLNLLDLQANKLMDDAVTEVSLKGLINLVQINLAKNQLNSMPIGLPPTTTQLFLDGNNIEXIPAGYFKGLPKVAFLRLNNNKLGSGGVPRDVFNVSSILDLQLSHNQLTEVPLIPAGLEHLHLDHNNIKSVSGANICPVAVETVEDSANDSVPRLRYLRLDGNDIKPPIPRDVILCFRLLRSIVI comes from the exons ATGGCACTTGTCTTGAGCTTTCTCTGCGCCTTGTGCCTGGTTGGGCAAGGTTTTGGCCAGGATATGCCTCATGAGGAATATATGGCCCAGATCCAAGCCTGCCCTAAGGAGTGTAGCTGTCCCCCCAACTTCCCTCGTGCTGTCTACTGTGACAATAAGGGCCTGAAGAGTATTCCAAAAATTCCTCCACACACATGGTATCTCTACCTGCAGAACAATTTAATCGAAGTGCTGTCGGCAGATGCCCTTCGTAACGCCACACAGCTGCGCTGGCTGAACCTGAACCGCAACAAAATCACTACTGAAGGAGTGGAAGAAGGTGTCTTAAGTACAAAGCCTCACCTGGCGCACCTCTACATGGATGACAACCTCTTGTCCTCGGTGCCATCTCCCCTTCCAGCCAGCCTGGAGTATCTACGTCTGTCCCGTAATCGCATCTCCAAGATCCCTCCTGGTGTCTTCATTGGTCTGGATAAACTTAACCTCTTGGACCTCCAGGCGAACAAGCTGATGGATGATGCTGTGACCGAAGTGAGCCTGAAAGGTCTAATCAACTTGGTACAGATCAACCTGGCCAAGAACCAGCTGAATAGCATGCCTATTGGCTTACCACCCACCACTACCCAGCTTTTCCTTGATGGCAACAACATTG AGATCCCAGCCGGCTACTTCAAAGGTTTACCAAAAGTGGCCTTTCTGAGgctcaacaacaacaagcttgGCAGCGGTGGAGTACCCAGAGATGTGTTTAATGTCTCCAGCATTTTAGATTTGCAGCTTTCCCACAACCAGCTGACTGAGGTTCCCCTCATTCCCGCTGGCCTTGAACACCTTCACCTCGATCACAACAACATCAAAA GTGTTAGTGGTGCTAACATCTGTCCTGTCGCCGTTGAGACTGTGGAAGACTCCGCCAACGACAGTGTTCCCCGCCTGCGCTACCTCAGACTGGACGGAAATGATATTAAGCCACCAATTCCCAGAGATGTCATTCTTTGCTTTCGTCTCCTTAGGTCCATTGTCATCtaa